The Paenibacillus polymyxa M1 DNA segment CGGATCGCTGGGAGCAGGTTTTTTTGCTTTCTAAGTCCCGGATGTGGCACTATATACGTAAACTTATTCGTTAATCAATTGGACTACATACGCGGAAGGGTGACGGATCGTAATGAACGTAGAAATTCGTAATGTTTATTGTGTCGGACGCAATTATAAGTTGCATGCGGAGGAACTGGGGAATGAGGTTCCCACAGAACCAATGATTTTCTTGAAGCCATCTCATGCGGTTGTGCCGCTGGATGGTGCTGCGCTGGAGCTTCCTCAAGGTAAGGGAGATATTCATTTTGAGACTGAACTGGTTGTCGCTGTAGGCCGTAACTACGAACCAGGCATGACCGCAGATGCGTGTCTGAACGCTTTTGCATTTGGCATTGATTTTACCCTGCGTGATGTACAAAGTACGCTCAAGAAAAAAGGCCACCCGTGGACTGCTGCCAAAGGCTTTAAATCGTCTGCACCTGTGACACCGTTCTTGCCTTTGGAGAGCTTGGACGTGCTGGAGCAGCAGGATTTTTCCTTATTCAAAAATGGACAAGAGGTGCAGCGTGGGCATGTCAAGGACATGATCTTTTCCATCCAGCACATCGTTGAATATATAGCAACTCAATATGGACTAGGTAAGGGAGATATTATTTTTACTGGCACTCCGGCGGGTGTAGGGCCTACAACGAGCGGGGACCACTTTGAGCTTTACTGGGGGAGTGAGCATCAGGGAAGCTTCACCATCGGCTAAATCTACAGTGGCAATAATAAAGATACTTAAAAAAGTCTTGTGAAGGCCGTGTCCTGTGCGAAAGCATGGAGCACGGCTTTTATATAAGCGTACAGCATTGTACAATGATATACAGAACTACAAGCGAAAAACAGAGATTCATCTCAAATGCGGGGGTATATCATGGACTGGATTATCGGATTGCTTTCCGCTGCTGTGGTAGCGGGGGCTGCATTTTATAAAAAATCTTTAACCTTATCCGGCTTTGCTGCGGCTGTACTGATGGGAACTGTGTATTATGGGGCGGGCAACCTGTTTTGGTTTGGTACATTGCTCTTATTCTTTATCACCTCCACCCTATTATCGAGGTTCAAAAAGGAACGCAAGGCTGAGCTCGAAAAATCGTATGCCAAAACAGGCAATCGGGATGCAGGGCAAGTATGGGCTAATGGGGGATTAGGTATGCTGCTATGCCTAGGTTATGCGATATGGCCTCATGTTGCCTGGCAACTGGCATTTGTCGGTGTTATGGCTACGGTCACCTCCGATACGTGGGCAACGGAATTTGGAAGCCTGAGTCGTAAGCCGCCTCGTTCGGTGCTTACCGGGAAGGTGCTGGCACCCGGAACCTCAGGAGGAGTATCTGTATTAGGAACGGCTGCGGCCTTGGCTGGTGGCATACTGATCGGTATTGGCGCATGGGGCTTTGGACACGCCGTAGGAATGCCGGAATTGCCGTTATGGCTGTGGGCACTGATTGGGGGAATATCCGGCAGTGCCGGAGCTTTTGCTGATTCTTATCTTGGTGCTACGGTGCAATTGATGCGCTCCTGCCCAGTTTGCAAGCGGGAAGTAGAAGTAGACACACATTGTGGACAAACGACAGTTTATATACGAGGCTGGCATTGGATGAGCAATGATCGGGTGAATAGTATTAGCTCTATTTTCGGAGGATTGGTCGCGCTTGCAGGCATTTTCTTTATACTCTGAACATGGGGCTGGAGATCGCTCTAGGGAATAACTGCGTGCTTCAATCATGGTTTCAGGAGGTGCAAAGATGGGTGAAATGCACGGAGATAAATATGAAGCTATTTTGAACGCTGCTTACACTGTCTTTGGCACCAAAGGCTTTTATGAAAGCAAAATTTCCGAAATTGCAGAACAAGCAGGTGTTGCTAAAGGCACGGTATACTTGTACTTTAAAAGTAAAGAGCAGCTATTTATAGCAGTCACACGTAGAGATTGCGAACAATACCTAGCCGAAATGCAAGACGCATTAGTCAATCGTACTTTGGGAGAGGGATTGCTGCGAATGGCGAGTTTGCATCTCCACTACTATTACAAACGCAAGCAGCATACTAAATTATTTTTTATGACTCCGAATAGTGATCCCGATCTCATAGAGTTTATACGGGGATTTATTCAGGACTATACCAATCTGGTCAAAAATAAACTGGCGTCAGAGGGTGTATTGCAGCCCGAATTTCATGCGAAGGCATTCATTGGTATGATGGAACGCCTAAAAATGGATATTTTGTTGAATCAAGATTTCCGTGAATGTGACGTGGATCAGACGGCTGCATTGGCAGCTAATTTATTTATGCATGGCTGTGAAGCCGGAGTACAAAAATCCTGACATGTTGTCTTTGAAAACCGTACTGGCATTGTTCAGCTAACGGTTTTTTTTAATCATTGGCTGTGTCTGTGTTAAAATAGACAAGATGCATCACAAAATTGGGGAAGAGTAGGGAATCTGTAATGAATATTATGACCGTTGAACATATAACAAAAAGCTACGGCGAGAAAATGTTGTTCGAAGATGTTTCCTTCGGTATGGATGAGCGTGACAAAATAGGGGTTGTTGGTGTAAATGGCACTGGAAAGTCAACGTTTTTACGTGTGATTTCCGGCTTAGAGCCGCCAGATGAGGGTAATATTGCAGTGAACAACGATGTGCGAATTCAGTATCTGGCACAAAATCCGGAGTTTGATCCTGAAATGAAGGTAC contains these protein-coding regions:
- a CDS encoding fumarylacetoacetate hydrolase family protein, with the protein product MNVEIRNVYCVGRNYKLHAEELGNEVPTEPMIFLKPSHAVVPLDGAALELPQGKGDIHFETELVVAVGRNYEPGMTADACLNAFAFGIDFTLRDVQSTLKKKGHPWTAAKGFKSSAPVTPFLPLESLDVLEQQDFSLFKNGQEVQRGHVKDMIFSIQHIVEYIATQYGLGKGDIIFTGTPAGVGPTTSGDHFELYWGSEHQGSFTIG
- a CDS encoding DUF92 domain-containing protein, which gives rise to MDWIIGLLSAAVVAGAAFYKKSLTLSGFAAAVLMGTVYYGAGNLFWFGTLLLFFITSTLLSRFKKERKAELEKSYAKTGNRDAGQVWANGGLGMLLCLGYAIWPHVAWQLAFVGVMATVTSDTWATEFGSLSRKPPRSVLTGKVLAPGTSGGVSVLGTAAALAGGILIGIGAWGFGHAVGMPELPLWLWALIGGISGSAGAFADSYLGATVQLMRSCPVCKREVEVDTHCGQTTVYIRGWHWMSNDRVNSISSIFGGLVALAGIFFIL
- a CDS encoding TetR/AcrR family transcriptional regulator, with amino-acid sequence MGEMHGDKYEAILNAAYTVFGTKGFYESKISEIAEQAGVAKGTVYLYFKSKEQLFIAVTRRDCEQYLAEMQDALVNRTLGEGLLRMASLHLHYYYKRKQHTKLFFMTPNSDPDLIEFIRGFIQDYTNLVKNKLASEGVLQPEFHAKAFIGMMERLKMDILLNQDFRECDVDQTAALAANLFMHGCEAGVQKS